A region of Pseudomonas marginalis DNA encodes the following proteins:
- a CDS encoding LysR family transcriptional regulator, translated as MAFLEPSAPQGPTAYRAPTEPRSAWLALASEIDPEVARYFLVSARCGCFMQAARSLNIKATLLRKRLAQLEEHLRHALFSYQGNGLVLSRDGQQLQAQLIALAHERRLPVLEQPLIRLAVAEPILHDILGRDLIALLRRNASVRLEIISLDSHLSLQAVDVDVVLWLADTDGPVPGPSFVTEPPRALARLRYLPHIAKRYSRLTTRPDSVEDLADYMLVQWQPDAQVEALQPWNQVVQQRQAAVVQVHAYSLMLEMIRCGACIGLLPHYMSSFDRGLVALPGLLAEDSMQRQVWLAVNAQVRHPEAVQMIVELIVGTFEGRREWFD; from the coding sequence ATGGCATTTCTCGAACCGTCTGCCCCACAGGGGCCCACTGCTTACCGTGCACCTACCGAGCCACGCAGTGCCTGGCTGGCCCTGGCCAGCGAGATCGACCCGGAGGTGGCCCGCTACTTTCTGGTGAGTGCGCGCTGCGGCTGTTTCATGCAGGCCGCGCGCAGCCTGAATATCAAGGCAACCCTGTTGCGCAAGCGCCTGGCCCAGCTGGAGGAGCACCTGCGCCATGCGCTGTTCAGCTACCAGGGCAACGGCCTGGTGCTCAGCCGCGACGGCCAGCAATTGCAGGCCCAACTGATCGCCCTGGCCCATGAACGGCGCCTGCCGGTACTGGAACAGCCGCTGATTCGCCTGGCGGTGGCCGAGCCGATCCTGCACGACATCCTCGGCCGCGACCTGATCGCCTTGCTGCGCCGCAATGCCAGCGTGCGCCTGGAGATCATCTCCCTCGACAGCCACCTGTCCCTGCAGGCGGTGGACGTGGATGTGGTGCTGTGGCTGGCGGACACCGACGGCCCGGTGCCCGGCCCGAGCTTTGTCACCGAACCGCCGCGGGCGCTGGCGCGATTGCGGTACCTGCCGCATATCGCCAAGCGCTATTCACGCCTGACCACGCGCCCGGACAGCGTGGAAGACCTGGCTGACTACATGCTGGTGCAATGGCAGCCGGACGCCCAGGTCGAGGCGCTGCAGCCGTGGAACCAGGTGGTGCAACAACGCCAGGCGGCGGTGGTGCAGGTGCATGCCTATTCGCTGATGCTGGAGATGATCCGCTGCGGCGCCTGCATCGGTTTGCTGCCGCACTACATGAGCAGCTTCGACCGGGGGCTGGTGGCGTTGCCGGGGTTGTTGGCCGAGGACAGCATGCAGCGCCAGGTGTGGCTGGCGGTGAATGCGCAGGTGCGCCACCCCGAGGCGGTGCAGATGATCGTCGAGTTGATCGTCGGTACGTTCGAGGGGCGGCGGGAGTGGTTTGATTAG
- a CDS encoding dermonecrotic toxin domain-containing protein: MIITPQAIVVQPHPVSQEAGQNNGASEHPRAKRSLTQTVTQWPVNPQPSPTDARFQRIQKQSKHLVEKSDSEMASQYCAALMLLESRKKSVIKNGGQLPTITDIPPFSTFGQAWALFAQALTQEPFARYAKENNIDISTIRWFPHADDMECSINGKIQLFSSHTPGWKEASAGVAAAAKEVAAGRLESFRYTGARNAPIDVVSNFYGEAFSNFPNDLPSAIRDLQYNNKFKTLMPLNGPLTPQATRVRTAQAEVENAIAMATYNHTRGVADANHTPTPSERVEEADRELARMLSRLVTIKAMNPRADATKGVLIGTPEDSSYVQAAQAYKEALSSDAFKRFMQAHNLDIESVVIHSDGRLSAWGPDSDGRIKWLTLPAEHKQWAALQPAILKVAREIGGSGPMALPNYNYGDYLYPIAGIMEFYGVREHYGSPQWAEQNAGLIRDGFPALLKDNPPNDAASLVVRERQQAAKQRVARREGLPVPSFATPTPPFRRNLVDAAIPTPPAPPTVGPVNTIGQRLFEGEPNMQAVVAGLLKDAINKASPSLNVDVQQLAFAVPDPANPGQYLEIPLMELAINHIAGADAPVFSSDGKFVDTRADVQARTGDPAGTALDIDKSALQQAISQLPGKLNEALQTAKLDYWGKPPFNEPAPGLGADTAVSVTPIFAGDRRLMLSELIRSNLRLASLKHPGLDDLQRETLDMAVRYPQGSTRPKLADGSEVIVYRFSSTDSSRPDTPQYLTPNLVMERKVAGRTIVLVCEPSGKVTPYASLAAVKQAWDQNLKTQQPTTTFSTALTQLDVNAFYIQASIIINSKAADAVTTDSTLLDSQPPGQPQNKMSDWIKNTSDANRFILHELTMELAGYMHRNNEHTYNSGIPDIRTYIQDQLKTLAPPPIPYDSNDVEVIFHTPYGAQANGFGTLKTTRMSLTDALIQNLAGLPGGSIEVRHKPTGTLIPTLGQRDALNELIEKINVGKNYPELLKGELLDDPAKKTERQLRFAQQVPIELKMKALELTAKGTEGFDNAMGYRYLQAILDPTPGQKYVNGKEITMRPLAFVREPGVKPDVVENMFLIEPKDSTHGPHILYRPLMADAPLLQFPSRQALMEAIQKPGKLQNDILAWLPDEPTRTVYNHGGFSEPHLHANRVIADDFTALRTPDAPTLATSGTAIDDLQAKLQSGQLMNHLYEANAKAVTTLAERQTVSNSESRWATLKEGGFLLLNAALPALRGPAAVIGLALQTQGILGDIETLANEKDGHKEAAVTDLLTNLAILVLHLRTRSPGSASAAHSNSSNTVGMLPEVARSPITNNIVALGGRIENVKAIDGGVQTFEDVYNGEKRINIIGHGYEPEPGEPTKLMGEGGRKLSASDIYFELLSRGIDIKDYKAARILTCYSANGGDKALATDLHEVTGVPFKGFEGKVYSGFALGTHPQDVFNDFVTDFTKEFPALSKDEVDTLAGLTMQQKYVQDYTSATASKPHGKPIQINIGTTEKPVVATVETNYKPSRFGPPKVKLSPSDPSFIPTRQDATIRSYDDFRDFEKLSAPEQKAQSILMIPSENKQFEFFIDGSGKNPNNRLNIVGSEVTLDTFEGSLNEATSQTPESLATLIAPVRDKTKSTSLRLLVDKAAQTAFPQKLANATGLTVEAPMGNVPFFEVTEGRYWLMRDSRSEVEPAVNEWKTFTPE, encoded by the coding sequence ATGATTATCACGCCCCAGGCGATTGTCGTACAGCCGCACCCGGTCTCACAGGAGGCCGGTCAGAACAATGGCGCGTCAGAACATCCAAGAGCCAAACGATCACTTACTCAAACTGTCACACAGTGGCCTGTGAATCCGCAGCCCTCCCCAACGGATGCACGTTTTCAACGCATCCAGAAACAAAGCAAACACCTTGTGGAGAAAAGCGACAGTGAAATGGCAAGCCAGTATTGCGCCGCATTGATGTTGCTGGAAAGTCGCAAAAAGTCCGTGATAAAAAACGGTGGTCAACTTCCAACGATCACTGACATTCCACCATTTTCCACCTTCGGCCAGGCGTGGGCACTCTTCGCTCAAGCACTCACTCAAGAGCCGTTTGCACGCTATGCCAAGGAAAATAACATCGATATTTCCACGATCAGATGGTTCCCCCACGCGGATGATATGGAATGCAGTATCAATGGCAAAATTCAACTCTTCTCGAGCCATACGCCCGGCTGGAAAGAAGCCAGCGCAGGTGTTGCAGCGGCGGCAAAAGAAGTAGCCGCCGGTCGACTTGAATCGTTTCGGTACACCGGCGCACGCAACGCGCCCATTGACGTGGTGAGCAACTTCTATGGCGAAGCCTTCTCGAACTTTCCAAACGACCTGCCCAGTGCGATACGCGACTTGCAGTACAACAATAAATTCAAAACCCTGATGCCCTTAAACGGCCCACTTACGCCGCAAGCCACGCGCGTCAGGACGGCACAAGCCGAAGTAGAGAACGCCATCGCCATGGCAACCTATAACCACACCAGGGGGGTAGCTGACGCAAACCACACACCGACACCTTCGGAACGTGTCGAGGAAGCCGACCGGGAACTGGCGCGCATGCTCAGCAGGCTGGTGACAATCAAAGCCATGAACCCCCGCGCCGACGCGACCAAGGGGGTCCTCATCGGTACCCCTGAAGATTCGTCCTATGTACAGGCAGCACAAGCCTATAAAGAGGCGCTCTCCAGCGACGCGTTCAAGCGCTTCATGCAAGCACACAACCTGGATATCGAAAGTGTAGTGATCCATTCGGATGGGCGTCTGTCTGCCTGGGGGCCAGACTCAGACGGCCGCATCAAATGGCTCACACTTCCCGCTGAACATAAACAGTGGGCAGCCCTTCAACCTGCCATCTTGAAAGTGGCCCGCGAGATAGGAGGTAGCGGGCCGATGGCCTTGCCGAACTACAACTACGGAGACTATCTCTACCCGATAGCGGGCATTATGGAATTTTACGGCGTACGCGAACATTACGGCTCACCGCAGTGGGCCGAACAAAACGCGGGGCTCATTCGCGACGGTTTCCCCGCCCTGCTCAAAGACAATCCTCCGAACGACGCCGCCTCCCTTGTGGTTCGCGAACGCCAACAGGCAGCCAAACAGCGCGTGGCGCGCAGGGAAGGACTCCCAGTTCCCAGCTTCGCCACTCCCACACCGCCGTTCAGACGCAACCTGGTCGATGCGGCCATACCCACGCCGCCCGCCCCGCCGACCGTTGGGCCCGTGAACACCATCGGCCAGCGTCTGTTTGAAGGGGAACCGAACATGCAAGCAGTGGTAGCCGGATTGCTCAAGGACGCCATCAATAAGGCATCCCCCTCATTGAATGTGGATGTCCAGCAGTTGGCCTTCGCCGTCCCCGACCCGGCAAATCCCGGTCAATACCTGGAAATACCCCTGATGGAACTGGCGATTAACCACATCGCCGGCGCTGACGCTCCCGTGTTCAGCAGTGACGGCAAGTTTGTCGACACTCGTGCGGACGTGCAGGCACGTACAGGCGATCCTGCGGGCACCGCGCTTGACATCGATAAATCAGCGCTCCAACAGGCGATCAGCCAGTTGCCCGGCAAGCTGAACGAAGCGCTTCAGACAGCCAAACTCGATTATTGGGGCAAGCCACCTTTCAACGAACCGGCCCCTGGTTTAGGCGCCGACACGGCGGTGAGTGTCACGCCCATTTTCGCCGGAGATCGTCGGTTGATGCTCAGTGAACTGATACGTAGCAACCTGCGCCTGGCCAGCCTGAAACACCCTGGGCTGGATGACTTGCAACGCGAAACCCTCGACATGGCGGTAAGGTATCCCCAAGGATCGACACGTCCCAAATTGGCTGACGGCTCCGAAGTGATCGTGTATAGGTTCTCCAGCACTGACAGTAGTCGTCCCGATACCCCGCAATATCTAACCCCCAACCTGGTCATGGAACGTAAGGTGGCGGGACGTACGATCGTGCTGGTGTGCGAGCCAAGCGGCAAGGTAACCCCCTATGCCTCGTTGGCCGCAGTCAAACAGGCCTGGGACCAAAACCTGAAAACACAACAGCCGACCACAACGTTCAGCACCGCCCTCACCCAATTGGACGTGAATGCGTTCTACATCCAAGCAAGCATTATTATCAACAGCAAAGCAGCGGATGCAGTCACCACCGACTCCACACTGCTCGACTCGCAGCCTCCTGGGCAGCCCCAGAACAAGATGTCCGACTGGATAAAAAATACCTCCGATGCCAACCGCTTCATCCTGCATGAGCTCACCATGGAACTGGCGGGCTACATGCATCGCAACAACGAACACACCTATAACAGCGGTATCCCGGATATCCGCACGTATATCCAGGACCAATTAAAAACGCTCGCACCGCCTCCTATCCCCTATGACAGCAATGATGTGGAAGTGATCTTCCACACGCCGTATGGAGCCCAGGCCAACGGGTTCGGCACCCTCAAAACCACTAGAATGTCCCTCACCGACGCGCTCATTCAGAACCTTGCAGGGTTACCGGGCGGCAGCATTGAGGTTCGTCACAAACCGACGGGGACGCTGATACCCACACTGGGGCAAAGAGATGCCCTCAATGAGCTGATTGAGAAAATCAATGTCGGCAAAAACTATCCTGAGCTACTCAAAGGCGAGTTGCTTGACGACCCCGCCAAGAAAACAGAGCGTCAGTTACGCTTTGCGCAACAAGTGCCCATTGAGCTGAAGATGAAAGCCTTGGAACTCACGGCCAAAGGCACTGAGGGTTTCGATAACGCCATGGGGTACCGGTACCTCCAGGCAATACTGGATCCCACGCCAGGGCAAAAATATGTCAATGGCAAGGAGATCACGATGCGTCCATTGGCGTTCGTGCGCGAGCCCGGCGTGAAGCCTGACGTAGTCGAGAATATGTTCCTGATTGAACCCAAGGACAGCACGCACGGCCCGCATATTCTCTATCGCCCACTGATGGCCGATGCACCTTTGCTGCAGTTTCCTTCGCGCCAGGCATTGATGGAAGCCATCCAGAAGCCCGGAAAGTTGCAAAACGATATTCTTGCCTGGCTACCGGATGAACCTACCCGCACTGTTTATAACCATGGCGGGTTCAGCGAACCTCACCTGCACGCTAACCGAGTCATTGCTGATGACTTCACTGCATTGCGTACCCCGGATGCGCCGACGCTCGCCACTTCCGGTACTGCGATTGATGACCTGCAAGCAAAATTGCAATCAGGCCAATTGATGAACCACTTGTACGAGGCCAATGCCAAGGCCGTGACAACGTTGGCCGAACGGCAGACGGTGTCGAACTCGGAAAGTCGCTGGGCGACACTGAAAGAAGGTGGATTTCTCCTGCTCAACGCGGCATTGCCAGCCCTGCGCGGTCCCGCAGCCGTCATCGGCCTGGCGTTGCAGACTCAGGGAATCCTTGGCGATATCGAAACCCTGGCCAATGAAAAGGACGGCCACAAGGAAGCCGCCGTTACCGATCTGTTGACCAACCTCGCAATACTGGTACTTCACTTACGTACACGCTCTCCAGGCTCAGCATCTGCGGCACATTCAAACTCAAGCAATACCGTCGGCATGTTGCCCGAAGTTGCGCGATCGCCAATAACGAACAATATCGTGGCGTTGGGAGGGCGCATCGAAAACGTCAAGGCCATCGATGGTGGCGTTCAAACTTTTGAAGATGTCTACAACGGTGAAAAACGCATAAATATTATCGGGCATGGATATGAGCCAGAACCGGGCGAACCGACAAAACTAATGGGCGAAGGTGGAAGAAAACTATCAGCCAGCGACATATATTTTGAGCTCTTGAGCCGAGGCATCGACATTAAAGACTATAAAGCAGCGCGTATCCTCACCTGCTACTCCGCAAATGGAGGTGATAAAGCTCTCGCTACCGATCTACATGAAGTTACAGGCGTACCGTTCAAAGGCTTTGAAGGAAAAGTGTACTCAGGCTTTGCACTGGGCACTCACCCCCAAGACGTATTCAATGATTTTGTAACTGACTTTACAAAAGAGTTTCCTGCACTATCTAAAGATGAAGTCGACACACTCGCAGGCCTTACGATGCAACAAAAATATGTCCAAGACTACACCAGCGCCACGGCGAGCAAGCCACACGGCAAGCCGATACAGATAAATATCGGAACCACTGAAAAACCCGTGGTTGCGACAGTCGAGACAAATTACAAACCTTCTCGTTTCGGGCCACCAAAAGTCAAACTATCCCCCAGCGATCCCAGCTTCATCCCCACGCGACAAGATGCGACGATACGCAGCTACGATGACTTCCGAGACTTTGAAAAACTATCAGCGCCCGAACAGAAGGCCCAGAGTATTCTGATGATCCCGTCTGAAAATAAACAATTTGAATTTTTCATTGATGGATCGGGCAAAAATCCAAATAACCGATTAAATATCGTGGGGAGTGAAGTCACCCTAGACACATTTGAAGGGTCCTTGAATGAAGCCACCTCTCAGACGCCGGAAAGCCTTGCCACACTGATCGCCCCGGTGCGCGACAAAACAAAATCCACCTCACTTAGATTGCTCGTCGATAAGGCTGCCCAGACGGCCTTCCCCCAGAAGCTGGCCAATGCCACTGGCCTGACCGTAGAGGCTCCCATGGGTAACGTCCCTTTCTTTGAAGTCACAGAAGGCAGGTACTGGCTGATGCGCGATTCTCGAAGTGAAGTGGAGCCAGCGGTAAACGAGTGGAAAACCTTCACACCCGAGTGA
- a CDS encoding histidine phosphatase family protein yields MQASRLSLICHAATPAQKYGRFPDNESVVMDWQAAALSLAGRYKKKTRLLCAPEARAWQTAGLFGSQAVIEEALRDGDFGNWKGQAISQLRSDALMDWMTHSTRAPHGGESVEQICARVAAWMKTLEAQPGHVVAITHPFVIRAAMLHVMQFPVSMFYRIDVEPLSATELRFNTVWRLRLETHA; encoded by the coding sequence ATGCAGGCCTCCCGCTTGAGCCTCATTTGCCATGCCGCCACACCCGCTCAAAAGTACGGGCGTTTTCCCGATAACGAGTCCGTGGTCATGGATTGGCAAGCGGCGGCGCTGTCCCTGGCCGGGCGCTATAAGAAGAAAACGCGTCTGCTGTGCGCGCCCGAGGCACGCGCCTGGCAAACGGCAGGGTTGTTCGGCAGTCAGGCGGTGATTGAAGAGGCCTTGCGCGATGGCGACTTTGGCAACTGGAAGGGCCAGGCCATCAGTCAGTTACGCAGCGATGCGTTGATGGACTGGATGACCCACAGCACCCGTGCGCCCCACGGTGGCGAGTCGGTCGAGCAGATTTGCGCGCGGGTCGCGGCGTGGATGAAAACGCTTGAGGCGCAACCCGGGCACGTGGTGGCCATTACCCATCCCTTTGTGATCCGCGCGGCGATGTTGCACGTCATGCAGTTTCCGGTGTCGATGTTCTATCGGATCGATGTCGAGCCCCTGTCCGCTACCGAACTGCGCTTCAACACGGTGTGGCGCCTGCGCCTGGAAACTCACGCCTGA
- the cobF gene encoding precorrin-6A synthase (deacetylating), whose translation MKRILIIGIGAGNPDYITMQAVKALNRTDVFFLMDKGQSKDKLIDLRREICETYITEPGYRFVEAECPERVRGEIDYTTAVQDLNRDKQATFERMINEEMADGEVGAFLAWGDPALYDSTIRILQAILASGRCAFEFEVIPGITSVQALAAQHKVALNRIGKSIEITTGRRLAAGQASDADTLVVMLDAEDSYRTVADQDLDIYWGAYLGTPDEILISGKVSEVAEEIERVRKAARLENGWIMDTYLLRKP comes from the coding sequence ATGAAACGCATCCTGATCATCGGCATTGGCGCCGGCAACCCTGACTACATCACGATGCAGGCCGTGAAAGCGCTGAACCGCACCGACGTGTTTTTCCTGATGGACAAGGGCCAGAGCAAGGACAAGTTGATCGACCTTCGCCGCGAGATCTGCGAGACCTACATCACCGAACCTGGCTACCGCTTTGTCGAGGCCGAGTGCCCCGAGCGCGTACGTGGCGAGATCGACTACACGACTGCTGTGCAGGACCTCAACCGCGACAAGCAGGCAACTTTCGAGCGCATGATCAACGAGGAAATGGCCGACGGTGAAGTCGGTGCGTTCCTGGCCTGGGGCGACCCGGCGCTGTACGACAGCACTATCCGCATCTTGCAGGCGATCCTGGCCAGTGGCCGCTGCGCCTTTGAATTCGAAGTGATCCCCGGTATCACCAGCGTGCAGGCCCTGGCGGCCCAGCATAAGGTGGCGTTGAACCGTATCGGCAAGTCCATCGAGATCACCACCGGGCGTCGATTGGCGGCGGGGCAGGCCAGCGATGCCGATACCCTGGTGGTCATGCTCGATGCGGAAGATTCCTACCGTACGGTGGCCGATCAGGACCTGGATATTTACTGGGGTGCTTACCTGGGCACGCCAGACGAGATCCTGATCAGCGGCAAAGTCAGTGAAGTGGCTGAAGAGATCGAACGGGTGCGCAAGGCGGCGCGCCTGGAGAATGGCTGGATCATGGACACTTACTTGTTGCGCAAACCCTGA
- a CDS encoding alpha/beta hydrolase, with protein MLKLLALALTLVAGVAHADSELHTDLPLAYLEQTQGDARNEPLVIFLHGFGSNEEDLFGIKDALPSTWTYLSARAPTPVQPNGFRWFTKAPGDGDYDGVTADLQSSAKLIKDFVGKATAKYHTRPDRVFLVGFSQGAIMSYEVALRDPQLVRGIAALSGSVLPVLKAELKPDERLNKLAIFIGHGTLDQALPYASATRANEVLVGLGLKPEFHGYPGMNHTVSEAEVQDLKAWLETNLK; from the coding sequence ATGCTCAAACTGCTTGCCCTCGCACTGACCCTGGTGGCCGGCGTTGCCCACGCTGATTCCGAGCTGCACACCGATTTGCCGCTGGCGTACCTGGAACAGACCCAGGGCGATGCGCGCAACGAGCCGCTGGTGATTTTCCTGCACGGGTTCGGTAGCAATGAGGAAGATCTGTTTGGCATCAAGGACGCGCTGCCGTCCACCTGGACCTACCTGTCGGCCCGTGCGCCGACGCCGGTGCAGCCGAATGGCTTTCGCTGGTTTACCAAGGCGCCGGGTGACGGTGACTACGATGGTGTGACCGCTGATTTGCAGAGCAGCGCCAAGCTGATCAAGGACTTTGTCGGCAAAGCCACCGCCAAGTATCACACCCGGCCTGACCGGGTGTTCCTGGTGGGGTTCAGCCAGGGCGCGATCATGTCGTATGAGGTGGCCTTGCGCGACCCGCAGCTGGTGCGCGGCATTGCGGCATTGAGTGGCAGCGTGCTGCCGGTGCTCAAGGCTGAGCTGAAGCCGGATGAGCGCTTGAACAAATTGGCGATCTTTATCGGCCACGGCACCCTGGACCAGGCACTGCCGTATGCGTCGGCGACGCGGGCGAATGAGGTGTTGGTGGGGCTTGGGTTGAAGCCGGAGTTTCATGGCTATCCGGGGATGAACCACACCGTCAGTGAGGCGGAAGTGCAGGACTTGAAAGCGTGGCTGGAAACAAATTTGAAGTGA
- a CDS encoding monovalent cation:proton antiporter-2 (CPA2) family protein, translated as MPHEGNLLQAAVVFLLAAVLTVPLAKRLQLGAVLGYLFAGVIIGPSVLGLIGNPQSVAQFSELGVVLLLFIIGLELSPKRLWVMRKAVFGVGLAQVLLTGLVMGAVALWLFGQSWNSAIVLGLGLALSSTAFGLQSLAERKELNQPHGRLAFAILLFQDIAAIPLIAMVPLLAGSDHPTTEAQGLQHVLQILGSIAVVIIGGRYLLRPVFRIVAKTGLREVSTATALLVVIGTAWLMELVGVSMALGAFLAGLLLADSEYRHELESQIEPFKGLLLGLFFISVGMGANLSLLLSSPLVVIGLTLLLIGLKLPLLYAVGRMVGDLNRESALRLGVVLAAGGEFAFVVFKIGRDQGLFEPHLYDVLVLTITLSMAVTPLLLLVCPKLFKPKVKPVEVPEEYRTIESDAPRVVIAGMGRMGQIVARILRAQNISFIALDTSVETIELTRSFGGMPVFYGDPQRPEILHAAKVDQAEFFVIAMDDPEINIKTAELVRNLYPHMQIIARARNRQHVHRLVDLDASPVRETFYSSLEMSRRTLVGLGLTQAQADARITRFKHHDLQVLAAQHAVYDDAAKVMQTAQEARAELARLFEMDRLEEESDKV; from the coding sequence ATGCCCCATGAAGGCAATCTGTTACAAGCAGCCGTGGTGTTCCTGCTCGCCGCCGTGCTGACCGTGCCCCTGGCCAAGCGCCTGCAATTGGGCGCGGTGCTGGGCTATCTGTTTGCCGGCGTGATCATCGGTCCGTCGGTGTTGGGCCTGATTGGCAACCCGCAAAGCGTCGCGCAGTTCTCCGAACTGGGCGTGGTGTTGCTGCTGTTTATCATCGGCCTGGAGCTGTCGCCCAAGCGTTTATGGGTGATGCGCAAGGCGGTATTTGGCGTCGGCCTGGCCCAGGTGCTGCTCACCGGCCTGGTCATGGGAGCGGTGGCGTTGTGGCTGTTTGGCCAGTCGTGGAACAGCGCAATCGTGCTCGGCCTTGGCCTGGCGCTGTCGTCCACCGCGTTCGGCCTGCAAAGCCTGGCCGAGCGCAAGGAGCTGAACCAGCCCCACGGGCGCCTGGCGTTTGCGATCCTGCTGTTCCAGGATATCGCCGCGATCCCGTTGATTGCCATGGTGCCGCTGCTGGCCGGCAGCGATCATCCGACCACCGAAGCCCAGGGCCTGCAACACGTCCTGCAGATCCTCGGCAGTATTGCCGTGGTGATCATCGGCGGCCGCTACCTTCTGCGGCCGGTGTTTCGCATCGTCGCCAAGACCGGCCTGCGCGAAGTGTCCACCGCCACCGCCCTGTTGGTGGTGATCGGCACCGCCTGGCTGATGGAACTGGTGGGTGTGTCCATGGCCCTCGGCGCCTTCCTCGCCGGCCTGCTGCTGGCGGACTCGGAGTACCGCCACGAACTGGAATCCCAGATCGAGCCGTTCAAGGGCCTGCTGCTGGGGCTGTTCTTTATCAGCGTGGGCATGGGCGCCAACCTCAGCCTGCTGCTCAGCTCACCGCTGGTGGTGATCGGCCTGACCCTGCTGTTGATCGGTTTGAAGCTGCCGCTGCTGTACGCCGTGGGCCGCATGGTAGGTGATCTCAACCGCGAAAGCGCCCTGCGCCTGGGTGTGGTGCTGGCGGCGGGCGGTGAGTTCGCCTTTGTGGTGTTCAAGATCGGCCGCGACCAGGGCCTGTTCGAACCGCACCTCTACGACGTGCTAGTGCTGACCATCACCCTGTCCATGGCCGTCACCCCGCTGTTGCTGCTGGTCTGCCCCAAGCTGTTCAAGCCCAAGGTCAAGCCGGTGGAAGTACCGGAGGAATACCGCACCATCGAAAGCGATGCGCCGCGCGTGGTGATCGCCGGCATGGGCCGTATGGGGCAGATCGTCGCGCGGATCCTGCGCGCGCAGAACATCTCCTTCATCGCCCTCGACACCTCGGTGGAAACCATCGAGCTGACCCGCAGTTTCGGCGGCATGCCGGTGTTCTACGGTGATCCGCAACGTCCGGAGATCCTGCACGCCGCCAAGGTCGACCAGGCCGAGTTCTTCGTGATCGCCATGGACGACCCGGAGATCAACATCAAGACCGCCGAACTGGTGCGCAACCTCTACCCGCACATGCAGATCATCGCCCGTGCGCGTAACCGCCAGCACGTGCACCGCCTGGTGGACCTCGACGCCTCGCCGGTTCGCGAGACCTTCTACTCCAGCCTGGAAATGAGCCGTCGCACCCTGGTGGGCCTTGGGTTGACCCAGGCCCAGGCCGATGCCCGCATCACCCGCTTCAAGCACCACGACCTGCAAGTGCTCGCCGCCCAGCACGCGGTGTACGACGATGCGGCCAAGGTGATGCAAACCGCCCAGGAAGCCCGGGCGGAACTGGCGCGACTGTTTGAGATGGATCGGCTTGAGGAAGAGTCCGACAAGGTGTGA
- a CDS encoding EamA family transporter: MLKKHLALAVLVTLVWGVNFPITKLGLRSVDPFVLTGIRFSLAALPLVFFIKRPAVKFSYVAAYGVIFGLGMWGVINYGIERGVSPGIASLIIQLSVFFTMGWGCVLFRETLRGTQMAGAFMALIGLAAIISTREGSHAVLGVMLIVLSALAWSVGNVIIKKSGVTEVFSFMVWASLFPPIPLFLMAWLMHGSAPFEGLQSSLDIIAILSILFQVYLATHFAYWGWNSLLKLYPVSTVAPLSLLIPVFGISSSMLLIGERVPSPDLISIAIIIAGLAVGLYRKPV; encoded by the coding sequence ATGCTGAAAAAACACCTGGCGCTAGCCGTGCTCGTCACCCTGGTATGGGGGGTGAATTTCCCCATCACCAAACTCGGCCTGCGCTCGGTCGACCCTTTTGTCCTCACGGGCATCCGCTTTTCCCTCGCCGCCCTGCCGCTGGTGTTCTTCATCAAGCGCCCCGCCGTCAAATTCAGCTACGTGGCCGCCTACGGCGTCATCTTCGGGCTGGGCATGTGGGGCGTGATCAACTATGGCATCGAGAGGGGTGTGAGCCCCGGCATCGCGTCATTGATCATTCAACTCAGCGTATTTTTCACCATGGGCTGGGGTTGCGTGTTGTTCAGGGAAACACTCCGCGGGACGCAAATGGCGGGTGCATTTATGGCCCTGATCGGCCTGGCAGCTATCATCTCCACCCGAGAAGGCAGCCACGCAGTGCTGGGTGTGATGTTGATCGTACTCAGTGCGCTGGCCTGGAGCGTGGGTAACGTCATCATCAAGAAGTCGGGGGTCACTGAGGTCTTCTCGTTCATGGTGTGGGCCAGCCTGTTTCCGCCGATCCCGTTATTTCTCATGGCTTGGCTGATGCATGGCAGCGCGCCGTTCGAAGGCTTGCAATCCAGCCTCGACATCATTGCGATCCTGTCCATTCTGTTTCAGGTGTACCTGGCGACGCACTTTGCCTACTGGGGCTGGAACTCGCTGCTCAAGCTGTACCCGGTGTCCACGGTGGCGCCACTGTCGTTGTTGATTCCGGTGTTCGGGATCAGCAGTTCGATGCTGCTGATTGGCGAGCGCGTTCCCTCGCCAGACCTGATCTCGATTGCGATCATCATCGCCGGCCTGGCCGTGGGTTTATACCGCAAGCCGGTGTGA